The genomic segment GATGCTGTGGATTCCTCTGTCGCTGCTGCACTTGGGATCGATGAGCTAACCGATTTCAATCGTGGCAATATCAAAGCTCGTCAGCGCATGATCGCGCAGTATGCAATTGCCGGCCAGCTAGGCCTTTTAGTACTCGGCACCGATCATGCAGCAGAAAACGTCACTGGATTCTTCACTAAATTTGGTGACGGCGCAGCGGATCTGCTCCCCTTGGCAGGTCTGAACAAACGCCAGGGCGCAGCTATGTTGGAGTACCTCAGCGCACCGCCTAGCACGTGGCTCAAGGTGCCCACTGCTGATTTGGAAGAAGACCGTCCAGCTTTGCCAGATGAAGAAGCACTCGGCGTTTCCTATACCGACATCGATGATTACCTGGAAAACACAGAAGTCAGTGATGCAGCCTCTCAACGCATCGAACACCTGTGGAAGGTTGGACAGCACAAGCGCCATCTACCAGCTACTCCTCATGACACCTGGTGGCGTTAATTGATCTCCTAATCCAGCAGCTTCAACGTGGCTTTCGCAGCCTGGAATAATTCCACGCCATAATTAGGACCAAATGAAGCTGCATGAACTGCCAAAGGGTGGAGTTGATGCATGGGGGTGCGCTCACGCCATCCGGCAGGCAGTGGATTAATGGACAGATAACCAGCACGGATCTCATCAAGATACGGCGCGCCGAAAACATCAAGCATGGCTAGATCAGTTTCCGGATGCCCGCCGTGTGCCGCTGGATCAATAAATATCGGCCCATCGCTACCAAACAAGAGATTGCCAAACCACAGGTCACCGTGAATGCGAGCAGGCGGAACTTCATCGGGCAACTCCCTGATCACATCGCAGGCAGCTTCCACCACCCACAGTGCATGTTCGGTGAGATGATTCCGGCGACGTGCCCGGCGCGCAAATGGGAGAACGCGTTGCTCGGTGTAAAAACGGCCCCAAGTGGACGTCGATAAGCATGCTTGTTCTTGGGTACCGATATAGTTCGGCCCCGCCCAGCCCAGTGGAGGGCTGCCGAACGCTGGGGCGCCGGCAAGGTGGATGGTGGCCAGCTCTTCGCCCGCCTTAAAGGCCGCATCGGGTGTGGGCAATTGCGTATCGACGCCCACTGTCGTGATACTCACACCATCCGCGTCCACCACTTCGACTACAGAGGCGGAAGCTTCCGCAAGCCACCGCAATCCAGCAGCTTCTGCCAACGCAGCTTGCGGTTGCGCGGGGCGTTTAGTGAAGGTGAGCAATTAGTAGCGCTCAGGCTCCTCACCCAAAGCAAATTCCCTGCCGGAAACCTCATTCGGAACAAGACGAACGTAGTTGTACTTCAAGGTTGGGATCCATGGCTTCAGCTCAAGGGTATCGGCGTATGCGATCTCATCGAGCTTGCTCACGATTTCAGCGTTGGCGCGCACAACTACTGACCAAGCCTTATCCTCTGTGACTTCATCAGCTTCGAAAAGGACATCGCTGTTGAGGTTCATGCTAAAGAGCTTGTTACCCTCTGCAGTACGGATATAAATATCCCCCTTATCAACAATGAAGTTGACAGGGAAAATATCAATGTCTTCGCTGCGACGAACCACAATGCGACCAAGAGATACAGATGCAAGACGCTCCAAAGCGTCCTTTTCATCAAGGATATTGACGGGGTTGTCCATTGCTTTCTCCGCTCCTATGTAAAAAACTGGTACTAACCCCTATTCTAACCGGCGCTTCGCCATTACCGCTGGTTAATGAACTCGAACGGCCGTGCGACCATGCAGTTTTCCTGCCATCAAATCTTCACCAGCCTGTGCCACATCCTTGACATCAATTACGGTGGTCATATCATCCAAAACAGAGGTATCAAGCTGCTCAGACAACAACGCCCACGCACGTCGACGCAGTTCACGAGGCGCATCAACGGAATTAATACCCACCAAATGGATACCGCGCAGAATAAACGGCAGCACCGTTCCCGGCAGATCTGGGCCTTGCGCCATGCCACACGCAGTGACAACACCGCCCCATTTAGTCTGCGCAAGCGCATTGACAAGTGTGTGAGATCCCACTGAATCCACTACACCCGCCCAACGCCCCTTCTGCAGCGGCTGCCCCTGATCGGCCAGCTCTGCGCGATCAATAATCGAGCTCGCCCCCAGGCTGGTCAGATATTCCGCATGCGCTTCTCGACGCCCCGTCACCGCCACAGTCGTATACCCCAACTTATGCAACAGATGCAGCGCAATAGAACCCACACCACCCGTTGCACCAGTCACCAGGATCTCACCATCCTCTGGCTTTACCCCCTGATCAACCAATGCATTCACCGACAACGCCGCCGTAAAACCAGCCGTGCCCAATGCACCGACCTGCTTGGCCGAAAAATTAAACGGAATATGCAACAAGGAATCCGAAGGCAACCTCAGACGCTGAGTAAACCCACCATGCCGGCTCTCCCCCAACCCAGCACCATTCAGCACAACTTCATCGCCCCGACCAAAACGAGGATCAGCGCTCTCAATAACAGTGCCCACCGCATCAATGCCCGGAATCAACGGCACAGTACGAACCACACCTTTATTACCCTGCAATGCCATCGCATCTTTGTAATTCAGGCTCGACCACCCCACTTCGATGAGGACTTCGCCTTCACCCAAGAAAGAAGAGTCGGAAAATGTGTCCTTGTAGGCAGTAGAGAATTTCCCTTCCTCATCCTGGCTAAGAACAACACTGTTGATTGGACCTTCGGAAAATACCTGTGCTGGAGTCATAGCCCCGAGTGTAATGAAACTCTTGAGAGTCGTGCCATGAAATTTGGTGGGATTTTATCTTTGGAGAGCTCTGCATGAGGGCTTTGCTAGGAAGCGCAATGTTCCGGAGCGCAGTGCGGAAGTTCGAGATCGCACCTTCAATTTCACATGCTCAATTTTGCGTCGTCGAGAGGAGTCCGAAAATCAGCGTTTTAGCACTGGTCTCGAATGTGAGAAATTGTCAGTGAGAACTCGACAACATGATCTCGAAGTTAAGGGACTCTGTGATCTGTACGCGTTGCAGCTAGATTTCTGGGAAACACAGCCATCCCTGCCACTGCATTCAAGCTATAAGTATCCACGGTCAGTGACTAAATGCAGCACCTAACCTGGGAAAACAAAAATCCTCTGGGTTGAATTTTCATTCAACCCAGAGGATGTTGGTGGAGCTAACGGGATTCGAACCCGTGACCCCCACACTGCCAGTGTGGTGCGCTACCAGCTGCGCCATAGCCCCGTTATACAACGCTTGTTACTGTAGCGGAGCGTGGTTCATTTAACCAAATCGGTTGTATTGCATGGAAAATAACAGCAAAAATCCCCCTACCCTCCCACGATACGTGGAAAGCCAGGGGGAAATTCCAAAGAGGAATCTAAGACTTCAGAATTAGGAAGCCAACACTGCTGGGATCCACTGGTTGATGTCTGCTACGTCAACGTCCTTGCCGTCCTGGAGAACGCGTGGAGAGGACAGGCTACCGGTTGATTCGGTGAGCTCGGTGCCGTTAGCTTCGCCCATGTCATATGCACGCTGCAGGTTGTCACCGTTACGGATGGCATCGACTACGGAGGAGTCTGCACCAAGTGCTGCAATTCCATCTGCGAAATCATCGTCAGACCACTGGTTTACTAGTTCGTCCTGGTCTTCAAGAAGGAAGGTGCGGAAGTTCCAGAAGAGTGCTGGGTCATTGGCATCTGCGACAGATAGTGCTGCTGCAAGTGCGTGGGTGGAGTGTCCATCGATGTTCTTCTGGTCAAGGAAATTCAGCGGCTTCAGTTCGACGACGAGGTTTCCATCTTCGATCTGAGCTTTCATGTCATCGTCGGTGTTTTCTGCAAGCTGTGCACAGTAGTGGCAGGAGAAGTCTTCGAAAAGCTGCACTGCCTTGGCATCAGCTGAAGCATTAGCTGCTGCAAGAGTGATGGAGTCAGAGCCAACTTCCATGGTCATGGAGGTATCTGCAAAGTCTCGGTCGCCTAGTTTTGAGGCTTTTGCGCCCTGGCCTTGGATGACAATGAAGCCTACGACGACGATCGCAATAACTACGATGGCTACCATTGCCCAGAGGAAGTTTTTGCTTCCGCCTTGGTTCGGATTCTGAACTTTGTTGCTCACTTGTTGCCTTACTTTGATCTGATTTAGTTCCCTTGAGCTTCCACTAAACCCAGCAAAAGCCCAACGAAAACTCTAAATTCCAACGCTGCACATCGTGTTATGCAGCATCAGCTTCCTCTTTGACCTTAAACCATGAGTACTTTGTTTGACACGTCCACTAGTTGCTCTGGACAAGATTCACAGGAGATCTTTCAATCCCTAGGCAATCTTGTCAGCTGGTTCAAAGCTTTTACTGGCCGAGAACTTCGCTAACCAATGCTTGTGCTTCTTTTTGGACCTGTGCGAGATGTTCTGCGCCCTTGAATGATTCGGCATAAATCTTATACTTGTCTTCGGTGCCAGAAGGGCGTGCTGCAAACCAGGCGTTTTCGGTAGTGACCTTCAGTCCACCAATTGCTGCACCGTTGCCAGGCGCCTCAGTGAGCTTTGCGGTAATTGGTTCGCCTGCCAGTTCAGTCGCGGTGACCTGTTCTGGGGAAAGTGCCTTGAGCACTGCCTTTTGTTCACGGTTGGCTTCAGCATCGGTGCGTGCATAGGCAGGTGCACCGAATTCTGCAGCCAGTTCCGCGTAGCGCTGTGATGGAGTTTTACCAGTGACTGCGATGATTTCTGCAGCGAGAAGATCCAGGATGAGGCCATCTTTATCAGTGGACCAGGTCGTTCCGTCCATACGTAGGAAAGATGCGCCAGCGGATTCTTCGCCGCCGAAGCCGATTTCGCCAGAGATCAGTCCTGGAACGAACCATTTGAATCCCACAGGTACTTCAACCAATTCGCGGCCAAGTGTTGCCACCACGCGGTCGATCATGGAGGAGCTCACCAGGGTCTTGCCCACTGCAGTGTCTGCGGACCAGCCTGGACGGTTGGCAAAGAGGTACTCAATTGCTACTGCCAGATAGTGGTTTGGATTCATCAGGCCAGCGTCTGGAGTGACGATACCGTGGCGGTCAGCATCTGCATCGTTGCCGGTTGCGATATCAAATTTTTCACGGTTTTCGATCAGTGATGCCATCGCATCTGGGCTGGAGCAGTCCATGCGGATCTTGCCGTCGGTGTCGAGAGTCATGAAGCGGAAAGTGGCATCAACGTGTGGGTTGACCACGGTCAAGTTGAGACCGTGAGTTTCGGCGATCGCTCCCCAGTAATCCACTGAAGCGCCGCCCATTGGGTCTGCGCCAATGCGGATACCCGCTTCACGGATTGCGTCAATGTTGACAACATTTGGCAGGTCGGCGATATAAATGCCCTTGAAATCATAGGCAGTGGTGCGCTCATCTAACACGCCGGTGACGGCCACGCGCTTCACATCTGCAAGGCCACCGCGCAGCAGTTCATTGGCACGATCTGCGATCCAATCGGTGGCATCGGTATCTGCTGGTCCACCGTTTGCAGGATTGTATTTGAAGCCACCGTCGCGGGGTGGGTTGTGTGATGGTGTGATCACGATGCCGTCGGCAAGCGGGCGGCTTGGGCCAGCAGCGCCATAAACCACATTGGCGTTGTGGCGCAGGATCGCGTGGGAGACGGCGGGGGTCGGGGTGTAGCGGCCGTCGGCGTCGACAAGCACTTCGACGTCGTTGGCAATGAGGACCTCAAGCGCACTGATCATCGCTGGCTCAGATAGCGCGTGGGTATCGCGGCCGATGAACAGCGGGCCGACCCAGTTGGCGCCACGCTGATTGCGGAAATCCACAATCGCCTGGGCGGTAGCCAAGATGTGGTCTTCATTGAAGGCGCTGTCTAGCGCAGATCCACGGTGCCCAGAGGTGCCGAAAGCAACCTGCTGATCAGGGTTGCTGACGTCCGGCTTACGGGTGAAATATGCGGTGACTAGCTCCGCGACATCAATCAGATCTTCTGGTTGGGCAAGTTGCCCGGCGCGCTCATGTGCCATTGTTCCTCCTAAAAAACCAATATGTCCCTTTCATCTTCCCTGCAAAAGCACTTGTGCGCAGGAGAAGTGCGTAAATTCACGGAGTAAGGTGTGTTAACGTGCATAAACTCATCCAAGGCCTCAGCGTTGGGGCCGGTGCCGCGCTCGGAGTCTGCGCGCGCCTTGCACTTACTTTGTGGCTTGGCGATAGCGCCTGGCCCATCCTGGGGATCAACATCGCGGGCGCGTTTTTGATGGGCTGGTTACGCCCCAACGCATTTTGGGGCACCGGTTTCCTCGGCGGTTTCACCACCTTTTCCGCCATGATGCTTAACGACGTTCCCTTCTATTTCCTTACCGCTTTGGGCTGCATTACCGCATGGTTATTAGGCGATCGGATTGCTCGATGATTTTTATCTATGCAGCACTTGGCGGATTTGTCGGCGGTTTTCTGCGGTGGTTAATTGCACAGCTAATCCCTGGAAAACGTGCCACGTTGATGGCGAATACTGTGGCGTGTTTTGTCGCTGGTGTCGTTGTCTGCCTAGAGTTATCGCATCTCTATACCGTTTTGTTGATCGCCGGTTTCTGTGGTGCATTATCTACCTGGTCAACATTGGCAAAAGAAATAGGCCAGCTTATCAATGATAAAAAATGGCAGATGGCGCTTGGTTACCTCAGTGTGACACTTATTCTTGGTTTTTCGGCAGTTTTTATCGGAATGCAGCTCTAGAATCTAGAACTATGAATCGTTCAACAATTTCTCCCGTTGCAGCCCGTCAACAATTCCGCGGCGGACTCATCGAACCAACGTCTGGATGGTCGGCTGGATATGCACAAGCCAACCTTATTTCCCTGCCACAGGATCTCGCATATGATTTCCTCCTTTTTGCGCAAAGAAATCCCAAGCCGTGTCCAGTATTGGAAGTCTTGGATGCCGGTGAAACTTTCGGTGGCATCTTCGGCACAAATGCTTCCGAAGCAGATATCCGCACTGATGCTCCCCAGTACCGCATTTATGAACACGGTGAGTTAATTGATTCGCCTGCCAACGCGCTGGATTATTGGCGCGATGATTTGGTGAGTTTCTTAATCGGGTGTTCCTTCACCTTTGAACACCCCATGGTGCAGGCTGGTGTTCCAGTAAGACACCTTGAGGCCGGACGCAATGTTGCCATGTATGAGACTTCCCTCCCCTGCCGACCAGCCGGTGCCCTCTCCGGAAATCTCGTGGTCTCCCTGCGCATGATTCCAGCATCACAAGTTGCTGACGCGGTACGTGTCACCTCCCGCTACCCTGCGGTCCACGGCGCTCCCGTACATATTGGAGATCCGTCTTTGATCGGCATCGATGATATTCATCATCCCGATTTTGGTGATGCTCCGCTGTCTGAGCCTGGTGATATCCCCGTATTTTGGGCCTGCGGTGTTACCCCTCAAGCAATGGTGATGACATCCAAGCCCCCGCTTGCCATCACCCACGCCCCCGGCCACATGCTGATTACTGATGCACCTGATTTAAGCTTCCAGGTTCCTTAAAGCAATGAACTGATAGATATCCAAACAACAAACACGATGGGCAATCCCATCATGACCACAGCGAGGATCTTTCCTGAGGTGTGAGCGATATTGAAGGTATAATTCATGCCTGTTCCGGTGTCCACCAGCGGGCTTTTATTATCTGGGTCATTGACAAAAATTCCCCAACGTTTCTTGTCTTCCGCAAGCGGATGCTTTTGTTCAACCGTCCGAGTACTTTTCACAATGCACCACAACAATACAGCGGTGGCGATAAAGATAGCGATCATGCTTAATGCAAAACCTGCACGCAGTGGTTCTGGGCGATACGCGTTAAGCATCATCAACAAAATAGCGGTATTCATCACAAAGAAAAACCAGCCTATATGCTTTGATGTCGCGTTCAGCGATGCCCACTTGCGGTGTGCCTCTGCTGCGGTTTTCGCTCCGCCCGGACCTGTAATATCCCCAGATTGCATGCTGACCATCATTTGAGCAAACATAGCCGTGGCGAGCAAAATAACTGGCCCCAAAAGCACCGAGAAGAGGAAAGTTCCCATTGTTTTAGGCTCCCATGCATCTGCTTCCCCGCTGCCATTCCAATGTGTCGGCATCGGATCCGGAATGCTTGGATAATAAACCGTCAGCATGAGAACTACGATGCCCACGGTAGCCGCTAGGGTGGCAATGATCCAGGTCCAGTTCATGGGAATTTTAGGCAGATCAGGGAGCTCTTCTCGGCGATTTTTCACAATCGCTACCTTATCTTAAAAGAAATTGCCCTCGCCCCATTAAGGGTGAGGGCAATTTCTCTGCGCTTTTTAAAGATGAGGTTCTAGCTACGTACTTCTACAACCTGCTCTTCGGTGGACTCCACAGTTGCTTTATCTACTGCAGCACCACCCTTTTCAGCAGCATCCCAGACTTCTTGATCCAGGATTCCTTCGCGTTTAGCCACGATTGCAGGAACCAGAGCCTGTCCAGTCACATTGGTTGCGGTACGGCCCATATCAATGATTGGTTCAATAGCCAGCAGCAAGCCAACACCTGCAAGTGGCAGCCCTAAAGTGGACAGAGTCAAGGTCAGCATGACTGTCGCACCGGTAGTGCCAGCAGTTGCTGCAGAGCCCAGCACGGACACAATCATGATCAGGACATAATCCATCAGAGTCAGGTCAATGCCGTAGAATTGCGCAACGAAAATAGCCGCTACAGCTGGGTACACTGCCGCGCAACCATCCATCTTGCTGGTTGCGCCCAATGGAATGGCAAATGATGCATACGCACTTGGCACACCCAAGGACTGCTCAGTAACACGCTGGGTCACTGGCATAACGCCCATGGAAGAACGAGTAACAAAACCCAAGCTGGTCACAGGCCAGACGCGCTTAAAGAAGCCCAAAACTGGAATGCCGTTGATCTTCAGCACGATTGGGTAAATGACAAACATAACAATGGCAAGACCAACGTAGATGGCCAGTACGAATTTGCCTAAGGATCCAAGTGCGGACCAACCATAGGTGGATACTGCCTTACCGATCAAGGCTGCAGAACCAATCGGAGCCAGACGAATAATCCACCACAAAATGATCTGGATGATCTTGAGGAAGGACTCGGTGAACTTCAAGAAAGGCTCAGCAGATTTCCCGGCCTTCAGAGCTGCCACACCAATGGCGATGGAGATAACCAAAATCTGCAGCACATTGAAGGAGAGGTTCACACCAGAGCTCTCGCTATAAGAACCAGAAAGACCCAAGATATTGCTTGGAATAATTGATTGGATAAAGCCCATCCAGCTACCCACTCGGGAAGGGTCAGCAGCGTTGGAAGCATCTACGGTAGAGCCCACGCCCGGTTGCATGATCAATGCGACAGCAATACCTGCAAGCACAGAGAAAAACGCAGTAATGGCAAACCACACCAAAGTAGATACTGCCAGGCGAGCAGCGTTGGCTACTTCACGCAGCTTTGCCACACTGGTGACAACTGCAGCGAACACCAATGGTGGGACCATGACCTTGAGCAGAGAAACATAAGCAGAGCCAACTCCACTCAGCAGACCGGTGAGCCAGCTGGTTTCACCTTCGGCAGCTCCGGTGTCCATTCCACGGGCAATAAGACCGAGGATCAGGCCAATAATGAGGCCAGCGATAACCTGAGCACCAAACCCGGTCATCCAGCCGGGAAGGCCTAAACGGCCTTTCTGTGCAGTGGCAGTAGCCATGTGTAGCACTCCTTGAATTGAACAGTTGAATTGAATTCATTAACTGTAACGCTCCAGGCTGTCGTTTATTGCATTAGTGTGACCAAATTAACCATTCCTGTCTATTATTCATAGACAGATTAGTCTAAAAACTCTTTATAAGTGCAGCTAAATGAGATGTTATACATTAGACTTTCTGGTCTAGTCTGGCATAGCAAAATAGATTCCAGACACAGAAAAAGGGCTTTCCAGGAAAACTTCCCGGAAAGCCCTTTTCACAATTGCATCTCTGCTAAAAACTAGTCAGTAATCGCATCCAAAGGTGGAGTCTTCGAGGCCTTGACTGCTGGCCATAGTGCTGCGATAACGCCAACCACTGCCGAGCCAACCAGCATCAGAGCAACCTGCCCCCACGGCACAGAGACTGCTGCATCCAGCCCCTCGCCAGACATGACAGTGACAAATGCCCAGCCTAAGCCAAGGCCAATTGCAATACCGATCACCGCACCATAGATGGCAATTTGTACGGATTCAAGCGTGATCATGGTACGAATCTGACCGCGCTTTACGCCAACTGCACGCAGCATACCGATCTCTTGACGACGCTCAATCACATTGAGTGCCAAAGTATTGATAATGCCGATGACAGCAACGATGACAGACAGTGCAAGCAATGCATAGAGGATATTCATCATCACGTCGATCATGGCTACGGTCTCGCCTGCGTACTCAGTCGAGGTCTTAACTGAGATGACAATATAATCAGCTACTGCTTCTTCAATATTGCTGCGAAGCTCTTCCTGGTCGCTACCATCTTCACCCTTGACCAACATCATTTGTGGAATAGCTTGATCTGCTACTGGAGTATCTGCAAGTGAGCTCTCAGAAATGATCATACTTCCTACGGCGTCATTACCTGTGAAAGTACCGATCAGTTCAACTTCACCGACGGATTGTCCGGCAGCTTCAAGAGGCAAGGAATCACCAACCTTCCAGCCCTGTTCATCAGCAAACGTCTGGGTAGTAACAACACCAGGTTCGCTCAGATCCAGTGAACCTTCAATAGACTCTGTGCTAATAACGGTTCCTAGGTCACCATCCGCAACAAATGTTACTGAACCGTACGTAGCTTGACCATCAACGGAAGCCCCATTCAACGAAACCGTCACCACATCTGCAACGCCATCAGTTTCACGGACAACATCGTCCGCATCCTTCGGCATAGTGATAGAACCATCTGTAGGTCCCTGCAAGATGTAATCAGCGGTGTACTGCTCCTCCATCATCTCAGAGACAGCATCTTTCATCGTTGCAGAAAGCATGCCGATAGCGGTGACCAGAGCAATACCCAAAGTCAGCGCAAAAGCGGTTGTTGCAGTACGACGAGGATTGCGCTTGGAGTTAGTTGCAGCCAGGCTGCCGACACTGCCGAATGGAGCGCCCAGGATCTTACCCAAACCACCGACAACTGGCATGGACAACGCTGGCGAGAAGAAGAAGGTACCGACGACAACAAACAACGCACCGATTCCGACAAGAACTGAACGTAGACCGGTAGAAGAATCTGTCATCAATGCACCAGCAACAGCTAATATGATGCCGAGGGCTAGGACAATGCCACCAGTAACGGTTCGTCCCATCATGGAGCGCACAGTAGTAGTTTCCATGTTGCGCATAGCTTCCACAGGCTTCACTTCACCGGCACGACGAGCAGGTGCCCACGCGCTGATCACCGTGACAATAGTACCGAGTACAAGTGCGGTAATCACGGCACTTGGGGTCAGTCCAACGCTGGATCCCATTGGCATACCGAAGCTGTTGAGCACCGCGGAAATAATAGCAACAAGGCCCATTCCACCGAGCACACCAAGCGCGGAACCAAAGAGACCCACGATGCTTGCTTCCAGCACCACAGACCGTGTGATCTGTCCTGGAGCTGCACCCAAAGCACGCAGCAATGCGAATTCACGCATACGCTGAGCAACAATCATCGAGAAAGTATTCGCAATGATAAACGTGCCCACCAGCAATGCGATGAGTCCGAAGGCGACAAGGAAATACTGCACAAAGCTCAGCATTTCTTTAATCATGCCGGTAACTTGTTCGACTAAAGCTTCGCCGGTTTCAACATTAAAGTTTGAGCCAAGCTCCACGGAGAGTGCGTCGACAAGCTCCTGCGGCGTGGTGCCCTCTGCAGCTGACAGCGTGACGCCGGGAACGGTAACCCCGTCGGTATAGCGTTCCAGGTAGCCGGATTCCGACATCTGTAGATTCAGCGCAGAGCCAGAATCGTTGTCAGTAGTAGTTAGTCCGGTGACCGTAACGTTGTAGCGGCCACTGGAATCCACGACGAGAATCTCATCGCCCACGCCGATGCCCTTGGCCTCAGCGCCAGCCTGCGAAGCCAGCACCTGCTCGGTGCCAGTTGGAGCTTCCCCATCAACTAGCTCGAGTGGCTGAGCCACCGCGTCATCAGGGCTGTAATAAATGCTTATCGACGAGCCCCCAGTGGTTTGAATCGCCTTGGCATCAGAATCTGCCAGGACAACGGACTGAGAAGCATTAATGTTGAGGGCGCTGATGCGAGAATCTTCACGCAGCGATGCCACAGTGTCAACAGGAACGCCCTGCACATCCGATTCGG from the Corynebacterium crudilactis genome contains:
- a CDS encoding ABC transporter permease; the protein is MNSGSTMRRISLRNIGAHKIRLFLTVLAVVLGTSFVSGAMMFTNALSSTFDEAISNSLDGVDVVVSASSESDVQGVPVDTVASLREDSRISALNINASQSVVLADSDAKAIQTTGGSSISIYYSPDDAVAQPLELVDGEAPTGTEQVLASQAGAEAKGIGVGDEILVVDSSGRYNVTVTGLTTTDNDSGSALNLQMSESGYLERYTDGVTVPGVTLSAAEGTTPQELVDALSVELGSNFNVETGEALVEQVTGMIKEMLSFVQYFLVAFGLIALLVGTFIIANTFSMIVAQRMREFALLRALGAAPGQITRSVVLEASIVGLFGSALGVLGGMGLVAIISAVLNSFGMPMGSSVGLTPSAVITALVLGTIVTVISAWAPARRAGEVKPVEAMRNMETTTVRSMMGRTVTGGIVLALGIILAVAGALMTDSSTGLRSVLVGIGALFVVVGTFFFSPALSMPVVGGLGKILGAPFGSVGSLAATNSKRNPRRTATTAFALTLGIALVTAIGMLSATMKDAVSEMMEEQYTADYILQGPTDGSITMPKDADDVVRETDGVADVVTVSLNGASVDGQATYGSVTFVADGDLGTVISTESIEGSLDLSEPGVVTTQTFADEQGWKVGDSLPLEAAGQSVGEVELIGTFTGNDAVGSMIISESSLADTPVADQAIPQMMLVKGEDGSDQEELRSNIEEAVADYIVISVKTSTEYAGETVAMIDVMMNILYALLALSVIVAVIGIINTLALNVIERRQEIGMLRAVGVKRGQIRTMITLESVQIAIYGAVIGIAIGLGLGWAFVTVMSGEGLDAAVSVPWGQVALMLVGSAVVGVIAALWPAVKASKTPPLDAITD